The segment AGAATCTGTTTCTCACCGTACATTTTTTCAGTGATTTAGTTTGAGGAAATGactgaaaatcatattttataacataaatattaCACTGATATGCGATGAGAAAAACCTTTATTTTGATCCTgaagaaattaaggaaaactatgatatttcttctaattaattgaattattggtAGGATAATTCAACAAGGATTTATATTTGCCCCCCTCATTGTCATTGACTTGTGAAAAAGCAAgtgtaaaattttcaaacaaaagGCTTTATTGTTAGTGGGGAATATAATATATAAGTAGTCCAATCAATTTTTGAAGGGAATATTAATCTTTACATTCATTTTGGAAAAGCTTATCTATTACAAAGTGGAAAGGTAAAATGCAATGTTTTTAAAAGCCAATGTGATTTTAGTAAAAAGAGTTTTAAGATTTTGCTTTTTGCACACTCTTATGAAAAAAGATAccttttcataatttcatttgcTTTTTACTCACGcgtcaatattattttttttaccctctttttctttatatatggCCCTAAGGAGATATGgctttttatgatttattataatgttattCTAGGGtgtgttaaaatatattttttgagtaTAAGTGATtttctaatttatattttgatatttgattagTATGTGTGTTATCTATATGATATGGAATTGTGAGGGGATAGTATATATCGAATGTCACTTATATAACTTGTTCAATTGAATACTGAAAACACttatgtgaaaaaatatatatttgtcttttaattttagCCGATAATGAATCATGAGCAAAGGATTAGCACTTGGCAAGAACGGGTTCGGTTAGGGTTTGGATAATGAATCGAGTCAAAATTATGATTCATAATACAGTGGGAATCCTAGTTGGCAATGTTGACGTGGAGGAGCTAGTCCCATGTGACTTTCAcgttattaaatatttgaactGTTAACTTTTGAAAGTACTTATGATCGCTTAAGGTAACGGCCATAccatttttttctccaaaatatAGTGGTCTATTGGAAAATTTTAATCCTTTCCTCTTTTAACTTTTAAGGAACTAATTTTCTTAGAGAAACGTTAACCaaccaaacataaaattaaaaaaaaaaaaagaacttgaaaaatattttcctctgTGTACGAAACACACCCTCAATTATAGTCTCggaaaattgataaataaaatataaaatatgaagaattgGTTTTTCTTGAACTTTCACTAAGGATGTTCGATAAATAAAAATCGAatgtacattaaaaaaaattatatatacaatataatttttttaaaaaggatttCAGTAAATAACCTCCATCACCCCTAGACTGATTGCTAATCAAAGCCAAATGAAATGCATTTAGGTATGAtttgattgaaatttttttatttataattttgaaagtATTTTAAGGTGAAAAAACTTCCAATTCTGTGGAGCCATTGAAAAGAATCGTCACACTAAAATGAATGACACAAAGTGGCTTAAAGATATATACATTTAACATGCGtaatcatatataattaattgtcAAATCAGATACTTTGTGCATATCATACGTAATTACGAATCATTAAACAtacaaatttatgaaatttaaaagggGGGGAATTAGactatgaatttatataatataaatctaGCTTGAATTGTTTGAGCTTTAACTTTTCCAACAATGTGATAAAGTTgcttttaaattgaaaaaaaaagattaaattctTTAACTAAAGACGAATACACAAGTAACTTTTCTACATAACATCGCAAGTATAGGACATACTAGTAGtgtaagttaaaattttaatcaacgaagcttaaaattaaatatgaaaaagtagaaCACGCGAATAAGTTGAAGGAGGTTCAgtatttatgatatacataaaaaaaaattcattatatataaataatataattttacaacgaaaaaagtttaaataaacCTTGAACCTTTATAACCCTGCTAAACATCATACTATATTAAGTGTGAATACTTCAATGagtttaaaattcataaaagttGTATTTATAATATAGGCTTAATACATATAATGGATTcgaacttggcttcaaatttaactttgactttcaactttcataattcacaaactaattatccaacttttaaataaataaacatattaattCTACATGGTACAATAcgcgtaggacaccacgtaggacaataaatgatatgtaggatgacatgtaggacatgtgtgtctatttgttcaattttatacaagtttaaatgtctacttgtgcacagccaaaattgaaggacataaatgtgattcgaagccaagttaaaaaccatatttatgtattatgcctataaTATAAATAGAAATGGTACCAAACAATTTAGAACATCACAAATTAGATAATTTGTTTATCTACTACTCTAGCCCTAAATAAATtgtctttcatattattttgttatgtaaattttctttctggggtttttttgttattattttctttatttcaatttgtttattcGATTTGAATTtgacacaaaaagaaaaataagaaaaaatcacttttaaacGTATACTCTTAGATATGTCACGTGGACAGTTAAACTTaaagaattatcaaaaagaaaaaagatattcaTCTTTGAACagacaaaaaagaaaagtaaaacaaataaattgaatgaAGTAATTTTTAGGTTATTAGAGTGAATTGCTAATTTTCCACAAAATTGATGTTTCAAATTTAGTAAAATGAAACAAAGGgagaaaatattgagaaaaaaaattgaacatccacattttattttatttttattttaaaaatgccTCTTAAGCATAATCTTCAGAGTTCAGAGAGACAAAGTGGATCATGAGAGGATCCAATAAACATATTTTACCATAAATAAGCCCAATTAATCCACCACCAATTAGAGGCCCAACCCAATAGATCCAGTTCTGTGAGAACTCTCCAATAACCACAGCAGGCCCAGATGATCTAAGCTGGATTCATTGACCCATTACTAAATGGGCGAGCAGccaaatatatttgaaaaaaataataatttaagcacacaatttattttatcatattctctaaaatttcctttcatttaaaaaaatagtaataatcgCTATTCCCTACTCTCCAATTCTCGCGTATGCAAGACACAATAAAGAGATATAATCTTCCTATCGaaagatttttcattttcaagactcaaactaaaatttttGACAGAAATATACACTTGtacattaaaaagaaattatttattactcctctatttcaatttatttatttaataattataatcttCTTATTAATAAGACTCGGTACAACTCCCTAAACAAAATGAACAACTTCCCCCTGCATTAATCATCCCAACTTACATCATTGATTCTAAGATCTCATAGACTTATAGGAGTAAAGCATGCAAATAAAGCAAACCATCACATTTAGTAAAGTTGTTACTGGGcgatttctttattttttaccttGAAGTCTCAAAATCTTCCCAATCGTAGATTCTATATCAAGTCAAAAccagacaaataaattaaaacgcaAAGAGTTTTTATTTACATCAAAACAAACCACACTCCCGAATATGATAcaataaaagaaatacaaatatatataggaACAAACAggaaagacaaaaaaaacaGAGTACAGGCAATGCTTCTAGTAAGCAGCTGGTTGTTGCAGATTGAGATGAGGGGGTTGGGCTCTAAAAATTGACAAAGTTTCAAGAAGATGATGTTTTGCTTTATCAAAATTCACAAACCCCATGAACCAGAAATCATGACCATCGATGGTAACAATCTGAATGTACCTCTCTGGTGGAGACTCTTTCATCACTATTGGGTTTATAGTCCCAATATTTCCCAACGGTACTGCTACCTGTACACAAAGTGATAAATAAATACTCTAACTTCTAATAGGCGCATCTAAACATCGCAACTCATCTACAGCGGCAAagctaaaaattttaataaaagttcaaaatctaaagaagTAAACATACTAtctaaacataattttatatatgtatagcagCTAGTACTAATATCTTTTAGTGGAGGGGTGTGGATGAACCCTGAAATACACACCTGCTCGTCTATAGGCACATCTAAACATCTCAACTCGTCTGTACCATATATTATATCAGCTAAAGACTCTAATATGACACCTCCAAAATCTCTGTGTCACTTCTAACATTGAATATCCACAAGACGCAATGAGAAATATTCAATTATCAATCGAAACCAATTTGCACTTTATTGAAGCGAAATATAATTAAGCCCTTATAGCTAGCATATTGCTCTTAATTTTTTCGTGTCAAATCAAAATCAGACAAAGAAATTAAAACGATGAGTGTAATTGTTTGGATTGTGTTATACCTTGTAGTAGCTCCAGGCCTCCTGACCAGATGGAGCTTTGAATGATAATGGCCGATCGCTGCAAAAAGCGACTTTAGTAGTTGAGAGATAGAGTGTACCAGCAACAGGCCCAGTCGCAGTAGAAAGATAACAAGCAAACGTCTTTTTCAGCTGTTCATTAGGATCTGCTCCAAATATCTGCTTGTAAAGAGGCTCAAATCCACCCTCTGTCAACGCCTTGGCTGTCAAATTAAGTTTTCCCCATGCCGCTTCTGTAACTGATGGTCCAGCTTTCACTGCAACAGAAATCATtagtaatgattttgattgcTCGCGGATTATACTAACTATTAGTTGAGTGACTTACGATTATACCAAATGTTGCGCGCGATGTTCTCAGCTCTGTTACTCCATGAATTGAACACATTAACAACCGAATCAAGTGGGTTATTGCTAGGCTTATCAATTGGGGAATAAACAACATAAGGCTGTGGCTGAAACTCTTCTCTTTGATCCTCAGCTCTCCATGAAGCAGCTTTCTGATTGTCTGGATGACAAGTTGGAACTGCAGGCGGACCCATAATATGGGTACCCCATTTTTTGGGATCCATTTCTGGTGCTTGTGGAtctgaagatgatgaagaaacACAAGGTATTTGAGACTCTGATTGTTGAAATTTGGGTTGATTTTCGTCTCCTGTGCCTGTCATGATTCGAGAAATTGATTGTAAATTGCTTTGAGTAGTTGAATTTTGAGTGAATTTTGTCTTAGAGATATAGTTATTggaattataataatttatagatGATGATTATGTAGAACGTGTACGcgttttcaattt is part of the Solanum pennellii chromosome 8, SPENNV200 genome and harbors:
- the LOC107026924 gene encoding GEM-like protein 5 — translated: MTGTGDENQPKFQQSESQIPCVSSSSSDPQAPEMDPKKWGTHIMGPPAVPTCHPDNQKAASWRAEDQREEFQPQPYVVYSPIDKPSNNPLDSVVNVFNSWSNRAENIARNIWYNLKAGPSVTEAAWGKLNLTAKALTEGGFEPLYKQIFGADPNEQLKKTFACYLSTATGPVAGTLYLSTTKVAFCSDRPLSFKAPSGQEAWSYYKVAVPLGNIGTINPIVMKESPPERYIQIVTIDGHDFWFMGFVNFDKAKHHLLETLSIFRAQPPHLNLQQPAAY